A DNA window from Engystomops pustulosus chromosome 6, aEngPut4.maternal, whole genome shotgun sequence contains the following coding sequences:
- the LOC140065051 gene encoding uncharacterized protein, whose protein sequence is MAMEQVSMDLSTLSKLAKNSKFNPEPPSSYKSAETLWSDLLEQMQNYDREHMKKQSILNKATKRLHMLAKLIYVYNETLWRPEHGVLVSSNKCPESHCKCCVYNAKQVCALQTQLAENVNLESKLIEIGKHNADIEAQLTQSYTEVKRFKDQAASTDVVIAKLNDELAARSQLISNLQDIISNFSKIVPALSYTLKSRLESSEVLPSAGQKGGSRAGNRLNIPNSDPSQKGKGKTLLSAIVRTCKSRIVRSASLAMEKFRRCRDNLNCPKPSMKCITCFSCGGLGHIAKDCKLATSERQKKHCFVKCFKCGSFGHIARHCPSASSCKVSRNVTIENSSVWHRENGYKKVSSQPHVPHHVLMIQSDQLKLGRIITSRP, encoded by the coding sequence ATGGCCATGGAACAAGTAAGTATGGATCTTTCCACACTGTCGAAGTTAGCTAAGAATAGTAAATTTAACCCAGAGCCACCCTCATCATACAAGTCAGCTGAAACGCTGTGGTCTGATTTGTTAGAACAAATGCAGAATTATGACAGGGAACATATGAAGAAGCAGTCAATATTAAATAAGGCTACTAAACGGCTCCACATGCTGGCGAAACTTATTTATGTTTATAATGAGACACTGTGGAGGCCAGAACATGGTGTTTTGGTGTCAAGTAATAAATGCCCAGAATCTCACTGCAAATGTTGTGTCTATAACGCTAAGCAGGTTTGTGCTTTACAGACACAACTGGCAGAAAATGTGAATCTGGAGTCAAAACTGATAGAAATTGGAAAGCACAATGCTGATATTGAGGCACAGTTGACTCAGTCCTATACCGAGGTCAAGAGATTTAAGGATCAGGCAGCATCTACTGATGTAGTGATTGCTAAGCTCAATGATGAACTTGCAGCCCGGTCTCAACTGATATCTAACTTGCAAGACATCATTagtaatttttccaaaattgtgcCAGCCTTGTCTTATACCTTAAAGTCAAGGCTAGAGTCCTCAGAAGTTTTGCCCTCTGCAGGGCAAAAAGGGGGGAGTAGAGCTGGCAACAGATTAAACATCCCCAACAGTGATCCCAGCCAGAAAGGTAAAGGTAAAACATTGCTTTCTGCTATAGTAAGGACCTGCAAAAGTAGGATTGTTAGAAGTGCATCCCTAGCTATGGAGAAGTTTAGAAGATGTAGAGACAATCTTAACTGTCCTAAGCCAAGTATGAAATGTATTACATGTTTTTCTTGTGGTGGCTTAGGTCATATAGCTAAGGATTGTAAATTGGCAACTAGTGAAAGGCAGAAGAAACACtgctttgtaaaatgttttaaatgtggcagcTTTGGTCATATTGCTAGACATTGCCCTAGTGCaagtagctgtaaggtgtctagaaATGTCACCATAGAAAATTCATCAGTGTGGCACAGAGAAAATGGATATAAAAAGGTTTCTTCACAGCCACATGTGCCCCACCATGTGCTGATGATTCAAAGTGACCAACTAAAACTGGGGAGGATAATCACAAGTAGGCCCTAA